The genomic segment GTTTTTTTGAGTGGACATGACAACTAAATATAGGAGGTTACACGTTTTGGCAAAATCGAATCACTCTGTTCTCGTTTTCGCCCTGGGCGGAGTCGGCGAAATTGGGAAGAATATGTACGTGGTACAAAGCGGTGACGACATCGTAGTGATTGATGCCGGATTGAAGTTCCCGGAAGAGGAAATGCTGGGGATTGATATGGTTATTCCGGATATCACCTACTTGGAGGAACATCGCGACAAGGTTCGGGGTATTATTATTACGCATGGACACGAAGACCACATCGGCGGCCTCAGCTACGTGCTGAAGCATTTGAAAGTCCCGGTTTATGCGACAAAACTTACCCTTGGTTTAATTGATGCAAAGTTAAAAGAAGCGGGCATCCTACATGAAACAAAACGCGTATTGATCAACAGCGACTCGGAAGTCGTTCTCGGAAAGATGAAGGCGACCTTTTTCCGCGTAAACCACAGCATCCCGGATTGTGTAGGGGTATGCCTGGATACGCCAGAAGGTTACATCGTTCATACAGGAGACTTCAAGTTCGATCAAACGCCTGTTAACAATCAGGTAGCTGATCTGGCAAAAATGGCGATGATTGGTGACAGAGGCGTTTTGTGCTTGCTCTCTGACAGTACGAATGCAGAACGGCCTGGATTTACCGGATCGGAACGCTCAGTGGGCAAAGCACTCATGGATGTGTTCAGTAAAGCATCTGGACGTATTGTTGTTTCTACGTTTGCATCAAATGTTCACCGCATTCAACAAGTGGTGGACGCTGCTGCACAGTTCAACCGTAAATTGACGGTTGTCGGTCGGAGCATGCAAAATGTTATTAATATCAGTAGAGACTTAGGGTACTTGTTGGTCCCTGAGGGCTTGATTGTTGAGATCGATGAAATCAACAAGCTGAATGCTGAACAAGTCGTTATTTTATCAACTGGAAGCCAAGGAGAGCCTATGTCCGCGCTCACTCGGATGGCCCGATCCGCCCATCGGAAAATTGACATCCTTCCAGGGGATACAGTTATTATTGCAGCCACTCCCATTCCAGGGAATGAAAAATACGTGGCGCGTACAATTGATCAATTATCGCGTATTGGTGCAGATGTCATTTATGGTGGCCATGGACCTAACGGAACCGTCCACGTCTCCGGTCATGGTAGCCAAGAAGAATTGCGCCTAATGCTTAACCTAATGAAGCCTAAGTACTTTATTCCTGTTCACGGTGAATATCGCATGTTGAAAACGCATGCCTTACTTGCTGAACAGGTTGGCATTCCTGAAGAAAACACGTTCTTGCTGGATAACGGCGATACAGTTGAATTCTTAGGGGGCAAGGCCCGTTACGGTGGAAAAGTCCATGCTGGCAACGTTTTGATTGACGGCTTGGGTGTTGGTGATGTAGGAAACATCGTACTTAGAGATCGCAAATTACTGTCACAAGATGGCATACTGGTAGTTGTCGTTACACTCAGCAAACAAAATGGCACGATTTTGTCAGGTCCAGACATCATTTCTCGCGGTTTCGTCTACGTGCGTGAATCCGAAGAGTTGTTGGATGAGGCAAATCGCATAGTGACCCAAACACTTGTCAAATGTATGGAAGAAAATGTGAATGAATGGTCTTCACTAAAAAATAACGTAAAAGAGTCATTAGGCCGTTATCTGTACGAGCAAACGCGCAGACGTCCGATGATCTTGCCGATTATCATGGAAGTGTAGGATCACTTGAAAAAGAGCTGGAAATCCTTTCGAAAAAGGGTTTCTGGCTTTTTTTGGCTTTATGGGCGCATGATTTTTCCTCCCCTTATCCATACTACAGAGGAAAGTGAGGGAGGATCATCCATGTCGAATCAACAATTTAGCGATTTTTTAAATAGGCCGCCGTTTGCAAACACACCGGTAAATAGGAAAGAATCCCAGCCAAAATCACCAACTAATGATCAGGAGCCTGCTGCCTCGCCACCATCGGAAGCACCTGCACAGGAAGATCCGAAGAAAAAACTGCTCGATTCCATTACGCAACTGGGTCAGACAAACGTCCCACAGCTCGAAAGCAATATTTATTGTATGACCATCATCGGACAAGTAGAAGGGCATATTCAGCTGCCTCCTCAAAATAAGACAACCAAATACGAGCACCTCATCCCTCAATTGGTTGCGGCAGAACAAAACAGCAAAATAGAGGGTGTCCTCGTTATTTTGAATACGGTTGGTGGGGATGTTGAAGCGGGCTTGGCGATTGCAGAAATGGTATCCTCCTTGTCCAAACCGGTAGTCACACTCGTACTCGGCGGTGGTCATAGTATTGGTGTGCCAATCGCTGTAGCTGGTTCGTACTCGTTTATTGCAGAAACAGCCACGATGACGATTCACCCGATCCGTTTGACGGGACTTGTGATTGGTGTGCCCCAAACGTTTGAGTACTTGGACAAAATGCAGGATCGTGTAGTAAGCTTTATTGCCCGTCACTCCAAAGTTTCAGAAGAAAAGTTCCGTGAGCTTATGACCCGAACCGGTGAATTGACACGAGACATTGGAACCAATGTGATTGGCGTAGATGCGGTGAAATATGGATTGATTGATGAAGTCGGTGGCCTTGGTAGTGCTCTGAAAAAGCTGAACGAACTGATCAAAGCGCAAAAAGGCGAGGAGAGTGTACTCCAATGATCTTATACTCCATCATTCCGATGGAAACGGTGTTTGAGAACATGGAGCAAGTGGAGAAACAAGAGCTGAAAGAGATTGCGGTAGGTCATGCCACAATGCTCATTGAGCAAACCGGACCGTTTGAAGGAAAAATCGTCAGGTTGATTAGCCCAGATCCGCAAGACTACCTGAAGGAGCAGTACGCACCCGGACAAAAAATTCAGTTTCAACCTGAATGGCTCGCCTAAGAAGTCCTGTATTTCTATGAATTTCCTGTGTTATACTAGTAATGTACGAACAGCAGCCGAACACGCGACGGCTGCCTTTTTTAACGAAGAGGAATTTATAAATGAAATTCCGGAGTGTATGGAAACTTTCCGCTAAAACGCGGTCGCTCCACGTTAAAAAGGCCTCGATAGAGGTTTTCTTACCATTACGGTACATAACGAGTGTAACGACAAGGAGGAGGCGTGCCATTGAGTAGAAGAAAAAAAGAGCGTTCACAAGCGGCATTGGCCTCAGTTGTCAAAATAGAGCTGCTGGGACTTCTGATCATCGTGCTGTCCTTGATCGGGCTATTGGAGAGTGGATGGCTGGGCAAAAATGTACTGGCACTTCTATTTCGGTTTATTGCGGGCTCATGGGATTTTATCATTCCTGTTCTGCTAATCGGTATGGCCATACATATGATGTTTACGAGAAAGTCACCGAAGCTTACATACCGCGTCTTAGGGATAGCTCTCATTGGTGTGGCGATTTTGACCTGGGATCACATGATTTTGTACAAACAAATTACCGCAGATGGAAAATTTGCAGAGCAAAGCATTATTAAGGTTACATGGGACAGAATTTGGCTCGATCATGGTCAGAAAGTGTCCACCACCGGGGTAGGTGGAGGAATGATCGGTGCCCTGTTTTTTGCAGTGACAAATGGCCTTGTTGGAACAATTGGTACTGGTCTCGTGATTGTTTTCCTTTTCCTTGTGGGACTGATGTTTCTGTTCAATCTTTCTTATGTAAACATTTTGATGTTTGCCAAGGACAAGCTGGCTTTGGTTTACGGAAAGGCGAAAGATACAGTGAAGGACTCTGTACAACTTTTGCAGGAAGAGAGCGAGAAGCGAAAGAAAGAAGCAAAGGAAGCCGAAGAGGCTCGCAAGCAAAAGCAATCGCAGTCAGAGAATGAGGCCATCGCGGTTACGGCGTTGAAAGAGCAAAAATCTCATCCACAGCCTGCTATTCAGGAGGAAGAAGTCCAGCAACCGAACGCCCCGTTAATTCGTGATTTTACGGATCGCATTGCGCTGGAAGAGGATGACGGACAAATTAATCCTAGTCATTCAGCGCGAGCTGCACAACCGAAAACGAATCAGGAAATTACGTTTGCGCTCGAAGGAGAAGAAGAAATCTTCGGTACAATAGATACCGGAGAAGAACAAAATACCATACCGTATGAGCTGCCAAGTCTGCAAATGCTCGCAAGGCCCAAAGCGAGTGCAACAAGTAAAGACGTCGATCATACCTCAAATGCGGCAAAATTAGTACAGACACTGAAGAGCTTTGGCGTCAATGCAACGGTTTCCGAAGTACATCGCGGACCTGCTGTTACACGCTACGAAGTTCAACCCGCTACAGGGGTAAAAGTAAGCAGGATTGTCAGCTTGACGGATGACCTTGCGTTGGCATTGGCGGCAAAAGATATCCGGATTGAGGCACCGATCCCAGGAAAATCAGCCATTGGCATCGAGGTTCCGAACTCGGAGGTAGCGGTCGTATCACTACGAGAAGTGTTGGAAGCTCCCGAGTATCAAGATGCGCCAGGGAAGCTTACCGTTGCTCTTGGCCGGGATATTTCCGGAGAGCCGATCGTAGCAGATTTGACCAAAATGCCGCATTTGCTCGTAGCGGGTGCGACGGGAAGCGGAAAATCAGTATGCATTAACGGATTGATCATGAGTATTTTGTTCAAGGCCAAGCCAGAAGAAGTCAAGCTGATGATGGTTGACCCGAAAATGGTGGAACTGAATGTGTACAACGGAATTCCACATTTGTTGGCTCCTGTTGTCACTGACCCGAGAAGGGCTTCTGTTGCATTGAAAAAAGTCGTGGCCGAGATGGAGCGGCGCTATAATTTGTTTGCCAAAACAGGTAGCCGCAACATTGAAATGTACAATGCGCAAGTGGAAGGCACGCCACTTCCTTATATTGTCGTCATCGTCGATGAGCTTGCGGACTTGATGATGGTAGCTCCGGGAGAAGTGGAGGATGCGATTTGTCGACTTGCGCAAATGGCTCGTGCTTCCGGGATTCATTTAATCATCGCGACACAACGCCCTTCCGTAGATGTCATCACGGGTGTGATCAAGGCGAACATCCCTTCTCGTATTGCCTTTGGCGTGTCTTCGATGGCTGACTCCAGAACGATTCTGGATATGGGAGGAGCGGAAAAGCTTCTTGGTAGAGGGGACATGCTTTCGTTGCCGATGGGGGCATCCAAGCCGACCCGTGTTCAAGGAGCCTTTGTATCCGACAAGGAAGTAGAAGAGGTCGTTCGTTTTGTGAAAGAACAGCAAGAGGTTCGCTACAATGAAGAGATGATCCCGGGTGACGTGCAGGAGGAACAGCAGCCAGTCGTGGATGATGAACTGTACGATCAAGCTGTCCAAATCGTTTCAGAAGCCCAGACGGCATCGGCATCCTTGCTGCAGCGTCGTCTCCGTGTTGGTTATACGCGGGCGGCACGATTGATTGATATGATGGAAGCTCAAGGAGTAGTCGGTCCATATGAGGGAAGCAAGCCTCGTGAGGTTCGACTGCCACGTCCATCCATAGAAAGCAATATTTCATAATGGAAGGCCTTGCCAGAATTTATACTGGCAGGGTCTTTTTTCCTATTTTAGGAGAAAAATCCCTGTCGAAATTAATCATTTTGCATTATTATTCATAAATATTTGGCTTGCATGATACTCGCCCCTCATGTAAAATTTTTAAGAGATTGACGGAAATTGTTGTTATATTATGTCTCATACGAATCAGAGGTCTGACGTCCTACCTGTTGGGATGGCTGAAGGACAGCAGGAGTGAATGATGATGAGCATCAAAGGGAATGTTCGATCACTGTTTCTCTTGGTAATGGACAAGATCAAGAGTGATATCGAAACCGGACTTCTTCGTCCTGGTGAACGCCTCCCTTCTGAAGCCGAACTATCCAAACAGCTTGGTGTAAGCAGGGCGACGCTTCGCGAGGCACTCCGACTTCTTGAGGAAGAGAAGATTGTCATTCGTAGACACGGTGTAGGTACCTTTATTAATTCAAAGCCTGTTTTTTCAGGCGGGATTGGGGAACTCTTTAGTGTGACGGATGCAATCGAGCGTCAAGGATATACCGCAGGAACCTTGATCCTGAAAACATCCTTTGGCGAATCTGCTGAAGAAGAGAGGAAGCGGCTGGCCTTAAATCCGGGTGAAGGCGTTCTCATAGTAGAGCGAATTCGAACGGCTGACGGTGAGCCTGTGGTTTATTGTGTGGACCGCATTCCTGCACATCTGGTGCCTGAGGGCTATGCGGCAAGTGGAGAGTCTATCTTCAAATGGCTGGAGAGCGTAACAGGGGTAAGGATCGCATACGCAGTAGCTGATATTGAACCTGTGGGCTACAATGAAAAGGTTTCCAACCTGCTGCACTGCGATAAATCTGCTCCCATGCTCTTGCTCAAACAGATTCATTACGACGAAAGTGAAAAGCCAGTGCTATACTCCCATAATTACTTCAGGGCTGACAAAATTCACTTTCATGTCGTGAGGAGACGGTTGTAACTGTGGGGGCAACCTCACTCAACAATTTCATCAACTAAAAACAGGGGGTAATCTCAGATGAAGAAAGTTCTATCCGTGCTTTCTGTGGCAACACTCAGCCTGTCGCTCGTTCTCGCTGGGTGCGGAAGCAAACCAGAAGCACAGCCTCAAGGCCAAACTGGTAGCAATGGAGGCGCTCCAGCCGCTAAAGCTATCAAAGTAGGTATGGTTACAGACGTTGGTGGTGTAAACGACAACTCCTTTAACCAGAGTGCTTGGGAAGGGCTGCAAAAACTCCAAACCGATTTGAATCTCCCGAAAGAAAACGTAAACTATCTGCAATCAAAATCAGATGCTGACTATGTACCAAACCTGACTCAATTCGTAAAAGACGGTTGGGATCTGACTTGGGGTATCGGCTTCCTGATGGGTGACCACCTGAAAAAAGTAGCAGATGAAAACAAAGTCGCAAAACTGGCGATCATCGACGCTGAAGTAGATGCTCCTAACGTAGCATCTGTACTCTTCAAAGAGCATGAAGGCTCCTTCCTCGCTGGGGTAGTTGCAGCGAAAATGACCAAAACGAAAAAGGTAGGATTCGTGGGTGGCGTTGACATCCCGGTAATCAAACGTTTTGATCTTGGTTTCGAAGCGGGTGTAAAAGCTGTAGATCCTAGCATTCAAGTCGTTAAAGTTTACACGGGTGCTTTTGACAAACCAGACATGGGTAAATCCACGGCTTCCTCCATGTACGGTCAAGGTGTGGACATCATCTTCCACGCTTCCGGCGGTACAGGCGACGGTGTGTTCAACGAAGCAAAAGACCGTAAAGCTAAAGGCGAGAACGTATGGGTAATCGGTGTTGACAAAGACCAATCCCTGACTTTCGGCGACGAAATCACATTGACTTCCATGGTAAAACGTGTTGACGAAGCAGTTATTCGTGTAGCGAAAGACCTGTCTGAGGGTAAATTCAAAGGCGGAGTGCAATGGCTCGGACTGGCTGAAAACGGTGTAGGTCTGGCTGACACTTCCACGAAGAACGTTCCTGAAGACGTACTGAAGCTGGTTGAAGAATATAAGCAAAAAATTGTTAAAGGCGAAATCACAGTTCCTGACAAGTAAAAACTAAGGAAACTGCAAACGGACAAGGCTGGTTCGAGCTACTGGCCTTGTCCTTTACCTTCACAATAGACCCGAAAAATGGGGTGAGCATGCATGAACTCGGTAAAAAAAGTGGTTGAAATGAGAGGGATCACAAAACGGTTCCCAGGCATTATTGCGAATGACAGTATTACACTGTCAGTAGGTAAAGGTGAAATTCATGCGCTGCTCGGAGAGAATGGCGCGGGTAAGTCCACACTCATGAATATCTTGTTCGGTCTATACCAGCCGGATGAAGGCGAAATTCTGATTAACGAGAAAGTTGTACAGATCACCAGTCCAAGGATTGCAAACGAACTTGGTATCGGAATGGTTCACCAACATTTTATGCTCGTAGAAACATTTACAGTCACGGAAAACATTGTGCTAGGAAATGAACCGAAAAACGGGTTGAAGATAGATATTCAAAGCGCTGAGAAAGCGGTAGAAAAACTGTCGAATCAATACGGGCTCAAAGTTGATCCGAGAGCAAAAATTCAGGATATCTCAGTAGGGATGCAGCAGCGTGTAGAGATTTTGAAAACGCTTTATCGCGGTGCGGACATCTTGATTTTTGATGAGCCTACGGCTGTATTGACGCCGCAGGAAATCCATGAACTTATCGAGATCATGCATAACTTGGTAAAAGAAGGTAAGACGATTATCCTGATCACACACAAGCTGAAAGAAATTATGGCTGTATGTGACGCGGTTACGATCATTCGTCGAGGAAAAGTCATTGACTCCGTATTGGTAAAAGATACGAATCCAGACGACTTGGCTGCGAAAATGGTTGGTCGTGAAGTGAACTTCCGCGTGGATAAAACGGAAGCAAAACCAAAAGATACGATTCTTTCCGTAGAGAACTTGACTGCGATGGGTAACCGCGGTGTGAATGCGCTGAACAATCTCAGCTTAGAAGTTCGCGCCGGCGAAATTCTCGGAATTGCAGGAGTCGACGGAAATGGTCAAAGTGAATTGATTGAAGTATTAACTGGCTTGCGTAAAGCAACAAGTGGGCGTGTCCTTCTTAATGGCAAAGAAATTACGAATCAAAGTCCGCGCAACATCTCGGAATCAGGATTGTCGCACATTCCAGAAGACCGACATAAACGAGGATTGGTTCTTGATTTCACCATGAGTGAAAATATGGTATTGGAAACGTACTTCCATCCAACGTTCTGCAAAAACGGTTTTCTTGATTATGGCGCCATTGACAAGCATGCGGCCAAGCTTATCGAAGAATTCGACGTTCGGACGCCGAGTATTTACACGCCAGCACGAGCGCTCTCGGGAGGAAACCAACAGAAGGCAATTATTGCCCGCGAAGTGGACAAGAACCCGGATTTGCTCATTGCGGCTCAACCTACTCGTGGCTTGGACGTAGGTGCTATCGAATTCATTCATCGCAGACTGATTGATCAACGCGATCAGGGAAAAGCAGTTCTCTTGCTTTCCTTGGAGTTGGATGAGGTTATCAATGTGTCCGACCGGATTGCGGTTATTTATGAGGGAGCCATTGTGGGGATTGTCGATGCCAAATCGACAACGGAGCAAGAGCTTGGCTTGATGATGTCCGGCGGAAAAGTAATGCAAGGAGGGGGAAACGATGAATAGAGTTATTGCGGTCTTCACGAAAGAATCGTTTCTCGTTCCTGCCGTTGCGATCATTCTTGGTCTTTTGACTGGAGCAATTGCCATGCTGGCAGGTGGATTTAATCCAATCGATGCCTATACGGCTTTGATTAAAAAAGTATTTGGTAGCGCGTATAACTTTGGTGAAACCATTCGCCAAATTACGCCTTTGATCTTTACAGGTTTGGCTGTAGCGTTTGCTTTCCGTACAGGTCTCTTTAACATCGGGGCAGAAGGCCAATTTATCGTAGGGATGATTGCTTCTACTGTCGTAGGTGTTTCTTTTGACCTCCCAGCAATCATTCATGCTCCACTGGCTATCCTTGCAGGTGCTGTAGCAGGTGGTTTGTGGGGAGCTATTGCCGGCTATTTGAAAGCAGCCCGTGGTGTCAATGAGGTTATTACCAGCATCATGTTGAACTGGGTAGCTCTTTACTTTGCAAACTGGGTCATGAATGCCTTCTTTATTCCAGCAGGCAAACAAACATCTGAAGAGGTAAAGGATTCTGCGATCATTACCATTGGATGGCTAGCTGAAATGTTTGACAATGCTCGTTTGCACTGGGGTACACTGGTTGCCGTACTCGCAGCTATTTTCTTCTATATCATTCTTTGGAAAACAAAATCTGGTTTTGAATTGCGTTCCGTTGGTTTGAACCCGCATGCTTCTGAGTATGCTGGTATGAACGTGAATCGTAATGTTGTAAAGGCTATGTTCATTGGTGGTATGTTTGCAGGGATTGGTGGAGCTACTGAGATTTTGGGCGTATTCCACTATCAAGCGATTATGACGCAGCATACGGGCTATGGCTTTGATGGAATCGCGGTAGCATTGATTGGCGGAAATACACCATTCGGGGTTATCCTTGCTGCCATATTGTTTGGGGTTCTCACATTCGGTGCGAGCGGCATGCAGTTTAGTGCGGGTGTACCGTTTGAATTGATTCGTGTCGTGATTGCTTCTGTTATTTTCTTCGTTGCTGCACATGGCATCGTGAAAATTTTCGTTAAGCCGATCTTGATGAAGAAAAAGGAAGGTGGAAACTGATGGATTGGGGATTAATTCTCAGCAACCTCGTTCATGATACCATCGTGTTTTCCACTGCCTTGATTTTTGCCGCACTGGGTGGATTGTACTCGGAGCGTTCTGGTGTCGTGAACATTGCGCTAGAAGGTATGATGATTATCGGTGCTTTTACCGGTGCCGTAATGACCTATGCTTTCCAAGATTCACTAGGTGCTTGGGCACCGTGGGTCGGATTTATTGCAGCGGGGATTGCCGGTTCTATTTTTGCACTCCCGCATGCCGTTGCTTCCGTTACGTTTAAAGCGGACCAGACCGTCAGTGGTGTGGCCCTGAACTTCTTGGCAGCTGGACTTTCCATCTACCTGACCAAAATTATTTTCGATGGAGCAGGTCAGACAACAACATTGACCGCTGTGTTTAACAAATTCAGTATTCCTGGATTGAGTGAAATTCCGTATATCGGACATGCCATTTTTGAGGCGTATCCTACTAGCTTTTTAGCTTTCATTGCTGTTTTCCTTACGTGGTATGTTGTATTTAAGACACCTTTCGGATTGCGCTTGCGTTCGGTTGGTGAGCATCCGCGTGCTGCTGATACAGTAGGGATCAATGTTAAGAGAATGCGCTACACGGCTGTTATGATCAGTGGTATGCTGGCTGCATTGGGTGGAGCTACCATTTCTTTGACGACTACCAGTAACTTTTCCCATAACACGGTTTCCGGACAAGGGTTTATCGCGATTGCGGCCTTGATCTTTGGTAAATGGCATCCAGCGGGTGCGATGGGAGCAGCCTTGTTCTTCGGTGTCGCTCAAGCGATCAAGTCTTTGGTCCAAATCTTCGGATTGACCAATTACATTCCTACTGAATTTATCTTCATGCTTCCGTACGTACTGACGATTCTCGTGATGGCTGGTCTGGTAGGACGATCCAGTGCTCCAGCGGCCCTCGGCAAACCTTACGATACGGGATCGCGTTAATCATTCGTTGACAAAATTTAGCGTCTAGAACCTGTCACTTTCCCTGTGCGATAATTTTTGTGACTGCTTGCAGTCCGCAAAAAACGGTCCTATCCGTTTTGGCAAATTGTCTGTGGGGAGGGAAAAAGATGAACCGCTGTCTACATAAGTACAGCAGTTATCGATGGAACAGGCTTCTAGGCGCTTTTGTTTTGTGCCTGATGATAGCGGTATCTGGTGGGATGGCTTCAGCAAAAGAGCCAGGACCGGTCATTTCTGTCGTTGTCGATGGAAGGGGAGTCCAGTCCGATGTATCGCCAATCCATCGAAATGGGCGTATGCTGGTTCCGATACGGGTAGTAGCGGAGGAAACAGGATCAGAAGTAAGCTACGAAGCTGCTACGCAGAAAGTATTCCTTAACAAAAAAAGCAAGCATATAACCCTTACGATCGGCAGCCAGACAGCGTACGTAAATGGAAAACGATGGAAGATGGATGTCTCTCCCATCATTGTGAATAGGCGGACGCTTGTTCCGATCCGATTTATCTCCGAGGCATTTGGCTATCAAGTTCAATGGGATAAGAAGTCGGCCGTTGCATACATACAATCCAAACCTGTGGAAGACAAAGCTGTGAGTGTGAAATACTCCTTGAATCCATATGTCGTTCAACAGGGAGATACCTTATCAAAAATTGCAGCTCGCCACGATACGAACATGAGTGCCATTCAGAAAAATAATCATCTCTCTTCTGATGAGTTACTAGTGGGCCAGATTTTATTTTTGCCAGAAGGTGCACAACGAGCTGAGTATCCTATTGCCACGAAAGTTGCGGATGATCAATTGACTGGAAATCAATTTCGGTTTCCTTTCCACGAGAATAGCTGGTATGAGCCGTATGGGGATAGCTTCGGGTCTGATCGAGAGTGGACGGAGTCCAATAGCGGCAGTGTTCGCAGTCACGAGGGCATCGACATCATGGCACCAAAGGGAACGCCGATTTACTCGGTATCCGATGGGACGATCAACAAAGTGGGCTGGAATACGTATGGTGGCTGGAGAGTAAACATTACGGATGAAAATGGTCAATATCGGATGTACTACGCTCATTTGCAGGCCTATGCTCCAGGATTGCATGTAGGCAAAACGATAAAAGCTGGACAGTTGATCGGTTTTGTTGGAGACACAGGCTACGGTGGTACTGGTACAGTGGGAATGTTTGAGCCTCACCTGCATTTTGGCCTCTATCGTAACAGCACGGGGAAAGCGATCGATCCGTATGATTACTTGCGGATTTGGGAGCAAAATAAAGTGGAGAGTCCCCTCTGATATTGGGACAAACTACTACGGAGTACCTTCACGAATAAAAGGAGGCCCTTCGTATGTGGACTTGTCCGTACTGTGGGGGAAGCCACGGCTTACCCTTTCACGATGAGCAGTTGGATGGCATGCTCTGTCTCTCGTCTGATTGCGGTCGATTTGTTGAAGAGCATAGCACTTCGGATGATCCTCGGGAGTGGGATGCAATGGATATGTA from the Brevibacillus brevis genome contains:
- a CDS encoding ABC transporter permease, with protein sequence MNRVIAVFTKESFLVPAVAIILGLLTGAIAMLAGGFNPIDAYTALIKKVFGSAYNFGETIRQITPLIFTGLAVAFAFRTGLFNIGAEGQFIVGMIASTVVGVSFDLPAIIHAPLAILAGAVAGGLWGAIAGYLKAARGVNEVITSIMLNWVALYFANWVMNAFFIPAGKQTSEEVKDSAIITIGWLAEMFDNARLHWGTLVAVLAAIFFYIILWKTKSGFELRSVGLNPHASEYAGMNVNRNVVKAMFIGGMFAGIGGATEILGVFHYQAIMTQHTGYGFDGIAVALIGGNTPFGVILAAILFGVLTFGASGMQFSAGVPFELIRVVIASVIFFVAAHGIVKIFVKPILMKKKEGGN
- a CDS encoding ABC transporter permease, which encodes MDWGLILSNLVHDTIVFSTALIFAALGGLYSERSGVVNIALEGMMIIGAFTGAVMTYAFQDSLGAWAPWVGFIAAGIAGSIFALPHAVASVTFKADQTVSGVALNFLAAGLSIYLTKIIFDGAGQTTTLTAVFNKFSIPGLSEIPYIGHAIFEAYPTSFLAFIAVFLTWYVVFKTPFGLRLRSVGEHPRAADTVGINVKRMRYTAVMISGMLAALGGATISLTTTSNFSHNTVSGQGFIAIAALIFGKWHPAGAMGAALFFGVAQAIKSLVQIFGLTNYIPTEFIFMLPYVLTILVMAGLVGRSSAPAALGKPYDTGSR
- a CDS encoding stalk domain-containing protein, which produces MNRCLHKYSSYRWNRLLGAFVLCLMIAVSGGMASAKEPGPVISVVVDGRGVQSDVSPIHRNGRMLVPIRVVAEETGSEVSYEAATQKVFLNKKSKHITLTIGSQTAYVNGKRWKMDVSPIIVNRRTLVPIRFISEAFGYQVQWDKKSAVAYIQSKPVEDKAVSVKYSLNPYVVQQGDTLSKIAARHDTNMSAIQKNNHLSSDELLVGQILFLPEGAQRAEYPIATKVADDQLTGNQFRFPFHENSWYEPYGDSFGSDREWTESNSGSVRSHEGIDIMAPKGTPIYSVSDGTINKVGWNTYGGWRVNITDENGQYRMYYAHLQAYAPGLHVGKTIKAGQLIGFVGDTGYGGTGTVGMFEPHLHFGLYRNSTGKAIDPYDYLRIWEQNKVESPL